A region from the Methylocella sp. genome encodes:
- a CDS encoding rhodanese-like domain-containing protein encodes MAEDGTLRRIDASSTQKSIDRRDALIIDARDDASSERGHVAAPNYANEANLFDLLSSAPREKPVLISCYHGNSSQIFTRAFIDCQFREVFSLDGGYEGWVVAQRERAFAAPSKSNPASSEASPASAMPPKS; translated from the coding sequence ATGGCTGAAGATGGGACCCTTCGCCGAATTGACGCCAGCTCAACCCAGAAGAGCATCGACCGGCGCGACGCGCTGATTATCGACGCGCGCGACGACGCCTCATCCGAACGCGGCCATGTTGCGGCGCCAAATTACGCCAACGAGGCCAATCTTTTCGATTTGCTGTCCAGCGCGCCGAGAGAAAAACCGGTCCTGATCTCTTGCTACCATGGCAATTCAAGTCAGATTTTCACCAGAGCTTTCATCGATTGCCAGTTTCGCGAGGTCTTTAGCCTTGATGGCGGCTATGAAGGCTGGGTGGTGGCGCAGCGGGAGCGAGCATTCGCCGCTCCATCGAAGTCCAACCCAGCTTCAAGCGAAGCCTCGCCCGCATCGGCGATGCCCCCAAAATCGTAA
- the egtB gene encoding ergothioneine biosynthesis protein EgtB: MTAPAVLISQRPPRQDSADLPEKLFRTRRQTLSLASPLGAEDQAAQANEDASPTKWHLAHTTWFFETFVLQPYLPGYRIFDANFNYCFNSYYEAQGERQPRALRGLLTRPTCLEVLDYRAHVDEALQSLFAGSFAEAEDVASRIEIGVNHEQQHQELLLTDILSLFALNPLRPAYRDGAQLRAHQDTQPLTWTAFSGGQQAIGHAGHGFAFDNEGPRHEILLRPFKLANRLVTNAEWLDFMSDGGYRSPSLWLADGWAKITKDGWRAPLYWEEVGGQWLQMTLWGRQAIDRAAPVCHVSFYEAEAFARWAGKRLPTEFEWEVAAEGVPVSGNMLCQDALRPLAAPEPSDSPSQMFGDVWEWTQSAYAPFPGYRAGGGALGEYNGKFMCSQLVLRGASCVTPNEHARKTYRNFFYPHQRWQFCGLRLADEA, encoded by the coding sequence ATGACGGCGCCAGCGGTTCTAATATCCCAACGACCGCCGCGTCAGGATAGCGCGGACCTTCCGGAAAAGCTATTTCGGACACGTCGCCAGACCCTATCTCTTGCCTCCCCCCTCGGAGCCGAGGATCAAGCGGCGCAGGCCAACGAGGACGCAAGTCCCACCAAATGGCATTTGGCGCATACGACGTGGTTTTTCGAAACCTTCGTGCTGCAGCCTTACCTGCCCGGCTATCGGATATTTGACGCAAATTTCAATTATTGCTTCAATTCCTATTACGAAGCGCAGGGAGAGCGTCAGCCCCGGGCGCTTCGCGGCCTCTTAACAAGACCCACCTGTCTTGAAGTGCTCGACTACCGCGCGCATGTCGATGAGGCGCTGCAAAGCCTGTTCGCCGGCAGCTTCGCGGAGGCGGAGGACGTCGCGAGCCGGATCGAGATTGGCGTCAATCATGAACAGCAGCATCAGGAGCTGCTGTTGACCGATATTTTGAGTTTGTTTGCGCTGAATCCGCTGCGCCCTGCCTATCGCGATGGCGCGCAGCTTCGCGCGCATCAGGACACGCAGCCCCTGACCTGGACGGCGTTCTCAGGAGGCCAACAGGCAATCGGTCACGCGGGCCACGGTTTCGCCTTCGACAATGAAGGTCCTCGTCACGAAATCCTTTTGCGCCCGTTCAAACTCGCCAATCGCCTCGTCACCAACGCCGAGTGGCTAGACTTCATGTCGGATGGCGGATATCGGAGCCCTTCTTTGTGGCTCGCGGATGGATGGGCGAAGATCACAAAAGACGGCTGGCGGGCGCCGCTCTATTGGGAAGAAGTCGGCGGACAATGGTTGCAGATGACGCTTTGGGGCCGTCAGGCCATCGATCGAGCCGCACCCGTCTGTCACGTCAGTTTTTACGAAGCTGAGGCTTTCGCTCGCTGGGCCGGCAAACGATTGCCGACAGAATTCGAGTGGGAAGTCGCAGCTGAAGGCGTCCCGGTTTCCGGAAACATGCTCTGTCAAGATGCGCTTCGCCCGCTTGCGGCGCCGGAGCCATCCGACAGCCCCTCGCAAATGTTTGGCGATGTTTGGGAATGGACGCAGAGCGCCTACGCGCCCTTTCCGGGCTATCGCGCGGGAGGCGGCGCGCTCGGCGAATATAATGGCAAGTTCATGTGCAGCCAGCTGGTTTTGCGCGGAGCCTCTTGCGTCACCCCAAATGAGCATGCGCGGAAAACCTATCGCAATTTCTTCTATCCCCACCAGCGCTGGCAGTTCTGCGGTCTGCGCCTAGCCGACGAGGCGTAA
- the egtD gene encoding L-histidine N(alpha)-methyltransferase, whose translation MSQIAEKHTSGALPDSEEDLARAVIAGLSTPQKTLPCFLFYDAKGSALFEQITQQPEYYPTRTEAAILKIAASDIAAHTPPGSLLVEFGSGSSRKTEILLQALPSLAGYVPIDVSQSALDDAFERLSLRFPTLRIIPSVGDFTQSLILPQSLAKRPRLGFFPGSTIGNFAPVEARDLLSGMAQSLGLGGRLVIGVDLRKDLSILVPAYNDAAGVTADFNLNLLLRLNREMGANFNVGRFAHRAIFNEAEGRIEMHLVSIEPQQVEIAGLHFDFAAGESIHTENSYKYSIPQFQDLAACAGWLPRQVWTDPDDLFSLHELMVAP comes from the coding sequence ATGTCACAGATCGCTGAGAAACATACGTCGGGCGCGCTCCCCGATTCAGAGGAAGATCTGGCGCGCGCGGTGATTGCGGGATTGTCGACTCCGCAAAAGACTCTTCCCTGCTTTCTTTTTTATGATGCGAAGGGCAGCGCGCTTTTCGAGCAGATCACCCAACAGCCAGAATATTATCCAACCCGCACGGAAGCGGCGATTCTGAAGATCGCCGCAAGCGATATCGCCGCTCATACGCCGCCCGGCAGCCTGCTCGTGGAGTTTGGTTCCGGCTCGAGTCGAAAGACTGAGATTCTGCTGCAAGCTTTGCCGAGTCTTGCCGGCTATGTCCCGATCGACGTGTCGCAAAGCGCGCTCGATGATGCGTTCGAACGGCTGTCTTTGCGCTTTCCGACGCTCCGCATCATTCCGAGCGTGGGCGATTTCACCCAATCGCTGATTTTGCCGCAGAGCCTTGCAAAGAGGCCGCGCCTTGGCTTTTTTCCAGGTTCGACTATCGGCAATTTTGCGCCCGTCGAGGCGCGTGATCTCCTTTCCGGCATGGCGCAGAGTTTGGGATTAGGAGGGAGGCTCGTCATCGGGGTGGACTTGCGCAAGGATTTGTCGATCCTTGTTCCCGCCTATAATGACGCAGCGGGCGTCACGGCCGATTTCAATCTCAATCTTTTGCTTCGATTGAATCGCGAGATGGGCGCCAATTTCAACGTCGGCCGCTTCGCTCATCGCGCGATTTTCAACGAGGCCGAGGGGCGGATCGAAATGCATCTCGTCAGCATCGAGCCCCAGCAGGTGGAAATTGCGGGGCTCCATTTCGATTTCGCGGCGGGTGAAAGCATTCACACCGAAAATTCCTACAAATATTCGATTCCGCAGTTCCAGGACCTGGCGGCATGCGCTGGATGGCTGCCGCGCCAAGTCTGGACCGACCCCGACGATCTGTTCAGCCTGCATGAACTAATGGTTGCTCCCTAG
- a CDS encoding sterol desaturase family protein produces the protein MTPTKDSFDDSIERPVDRLRASPRLFDNPLLDKLSRVHWSTPLFVYIPIIVLLGVWSFQAFSFAVVLISTMVGYLIWTLTEYFGHRYPFHYKHPSKFGARIHFLVHGVHHDHPSDPLRLVMPVLLSGPIMLIALLVVRILFGLPFGYPVLMGFIIGYLAYDMVHYYTHHAEPTTRIGLTLRRLHLMHHFRDPTRGFGVSAPWWDYVFGTQHIRQKRNSTD, from the coding sequence ATGACGCCGACCAAAGACAGTTTCGACGATAGCATCGAGCGCCCGGTCGATAGACTGCGCGCTTCGCCGCGGCTATTCGATAATCCGCTGCTCGACAAATTGTCCCGCGTGCACTGGTCGACGCCGCTGTTCGTTTATATTCCGATAATCGTTTTGCTGGGGGTGTGGAGTTTTCAAGCCTTCAGTTTCGCTGTCGTCTTGATTTCCACCATGGTCGGTTATCTGATCTGGACCTTGACCGAATATTTCGGGCATCGTTACCCGTTCCATTATAAGCATCCGAGCAAATTCGGCGCGAGGATCCATTTCCTGGTCCATGGCGTCCATCACGATCATCCCAGTGATCCGCTCCGCCTTGTCATGCCGGTGCTGCTTAGCGGACCGATCATGCTGATCGCTCTTTTGGTCGTGCGGATTTTGTTCGGCCTGCCTTTTGGCTACCCAGTTCTGATGGGGTTCATCATAGGCTATCTCGCCTATGACATGGTGCATTATTATACCCACCATGCCGAGCCGACGACCCGCATTGGCCTCACCTTGCGGCGGCTGCATCTGATGCATCATTTCCGCGACCCGACGCGGGGTTTCGGCGTCAGCGCGCCCTGGTGGGACTATGTCTTCGGGACCCAGCATATCCGGCAAAAGCGCAATTCCACCGATTGA